From the genome of Etheostoma cragini isolate CJK2018 chromosome 23, CSU_Ecrag_1.0, whole genome shotgun sequence:
aagccaaagcaaaatgtgtcaaaaaagtgaaataagccatagtattgtatagtAATACCTTAATAGTAAAAACCTCGGTATAGTAATTcgagaaaagtgaaaaagccatagtatagtatgtcagaaaaatgaaaaaagccatattatagtataacgaaagaagtgataaaaaaaccatagtgtagtatgtctaaattaaattaaaagtatagtatgttgaaaaaaatgaaaaatagccatagtatagtatgtcaaaaaaagtgataaaaaagccatagtatagcatgtcgaaaagagtgataaaaaaagccaaagtatagtatgtcaaaaaaaatgaaaaaagtacagtacagtatgtcgaaaaaagtgacgtAAAACCTTAGTTTTGTAATTcgagaaaagtgacaaaataacatagtatagtatgttgaaaaaagttttaaaatatgttgcaaaaagtgaaataagccatagtatagtatgtcaaaaatatatatagtaattCGTCAGTATGGTAATTTGAGAGaagtgaaaaagccatagtatagtatgttcaaaaaaaaaaaagccatagtatagtatgttgaaaaaagtgactaaaaaaagccttagtatagtatgtcaaaaaaagtgataaaaagccatagtatagtatgtcgtaaaaagtgaaaaagccatagtatagtatgtcaaaaaaatgaaaaaaagccatagtatagcatgacgaaagaagtgataaaaaagccatagtgtagtatgtcaaacatttaaaaaaagccatagtatagtatgttgaaaaaatgaaaaaaagccgtagtatagtatgttgaattcttaaaaaaagccataatatagcatgacgaaaaaagtgacaaaaaacctCAGTATAGTAATTCGagaaaaattttaaaaaagccatagtatagtatgttgaaaaaaNNNNNNNNNNNNNNNNNNNNNNNNNNNNNNNNNNNNNNNNNNNNNNNNNNNNNNNNNNNNNNNNNNNNNNNNNNNNNNNNNNNNNNNNNNNNNNNNNNNNagtatgtcgaaaaaagtgacaaaaaacctCAGTATAGTAATTtgagaaaagtttaaaaaagccatagtgtagcatgtcgaaaaaactgaaaaaagccatagtatagtatgttgaaaaaagtgattaaaaaaagccttagtatagtatgtcaaaaaagtgataaaaaagccatagtatagtatgtcgtaaaaagtgaaaaagccatagtatagcatgttgaaaaaattgataaaaaagcggtagtatagtatgttgaaaaaatttctaaaaaagccatagtatagtatgtcaaaaatatgaaaaaaagccatagtgtagtatgtcaaacatttaaaaaaagccatagtatagtatgttgaaaaaatgaaaaaaagccatagtatagtatgttgaattctttaaaaaataaaagccatgatatagtatgacgaaaaaagtgttaaaaaagtcatagtacagtatttagtatagtgtgtaaaaaaaacgtcagagagagggacagaggaagTGAGTGataaggaggaggaagatgaagaggaagaggggagaCCTGTGATTGCCACTGGGCCACATGGTATGTTTTCATTCTTCTTCCATGTGAATTGGCATGCAGTAGAATGATATGTAATGTCACTTACTGTGCATTGGCTCTGTCCATGTACTGTAAAATTACATTAGATAATCATAAGTGCAaatctcctctttcttttttacgaTACATTGTATCAAAATGGAAAGGTGATGCAGCAGTGTTGAGAATCAGCGTGCTAAAGCGCTTGATTTCAATATGTTTTCAAAACCTTTGGCTTTCCTAAAAAAAGTGGAGTGATCATGGCTTAATTGTGGAATGTAATTATAAGTTTTTAATTAGTACTTGAGTATTGTCTGCTGTTTTATACTTGCACTTCACTGCATACTGGACACAATTatagtactttttattttacattttcattgagctttttacacttttacttttgaaaagattcacaatttagtttagtttgaacACTGGGCTTATTCCTGCTGTATATTAAAAACGCTTGTAGTTTGTAAGGGCATGATTAAACAATAACTACCATATTTGAAAAGTAatttggtgtttgttttgttaaagccATTCACATATAGGGATTCCCACGTACCGTCTACCCATGCCACCCTGCCAAGACATCTTGCCCCCTCCTTTCCAACCCATGGAAACTTTTCTAGATCCGCTACTGTTTAGTAGCCAATGTcaaaaaaccatagtatagtatatttaaaaagtcatagtatagtatgttaaaaaagttgtagtatagtacgttgaaaatgtcataagGTGTATTTCTATTGGGATACTTCCGTGAGTATACActtacaattctttttttttttttttatcataacaaaacttatcttgagacacttaacagatggagtaggtctagaccacactctataatttacaaagccccaataATTCTAGTGATACCTTAACTACATTAACTCACATGTTGTACACTGTGTAAACTATGCACTCATTTGTTTGTTGCATACATTTTGACAGGGTAATGTTGTCTACtctgaaatcatgcatggccgGAAATTactcttctttttaaatggtAAATTGCAGTCGAGCTGATTATTACCTGTATTCGCCGGTCAAAATACATGCAGTACCTGCTAGTTTTCTCACTATCTTAAAGTATaactgttttacagtttttgttttcgCCGTTGCGATTGCAACTGCTGCAGCTTTCTCGCCCGACATATTCACAAGTTTAATTTTACGTTGTTTCTGCTCCATATAGCGACTGTTGAGGTCGAGTATTGTCCAGCGTTCCACACTTGACGTGAGTGCAGCATTTAGGTACTCGTAGTACATAGACATTAAAGGGCTTACTGTATATGTCTATGCTCATAGTGCACTGCATTGGGCCATACTTCATTCAGATACGTCATTTGTACTCAAAATAGCAAGTATAAGTTTACGATTTCAAACATGAcaatagtatagcatttcaaaagaGTCATAAGAAATAcatagtatttaataaaaagtcatggtatggtatgccttaaaacatattaaaatgtcatagtatagaatgagTAGTGAAGTAGTAGGTCAAACTTTGTCACTCTTTAAGACTCCTTGGACATTGTAAAACTGATTAATCAATGATCCAAACAGAATGGTTTCAGCTCCAGTGGTAATTTAAAGCTCCAACCTTGACCATGTTCTGTGAAGTGTCAGTGTACTTCACATATTTGTAATtggtttttttccccaacattcAGCGTCAGCAGTTTTTAAAAATTCTTTCTCCTGCCCTCTTACTATTATGTGTGTATGAACCAACTTTCCGGAGCAGATGACTTAAATTTTGAAAATTGACAGTTGGAAAAAATACCTGCCCCTCCTATCTCGTTCCTAATTCTTTAAATTCACTCCGAcaaatgttttgtcttcctcAGGCTCAATGAGAGAGCGGTATATTGTGTGATTTTTGTGCACCGTTTTATGGATGTACATATACTTTCTGGGTATTGCCTAGTAACTGTAATTGCCGAACAAATTAATGAGTAGTTTGGATATCAACTACAATATCAAACAGATAAATCTCTGCAGCTTTTTGCGGTCCTTAAATGTTTCCCCGTCTTCTTTCCTGATGGTAGAAAGTTGGGCGGAAATTAAAGGAAGCCGTAAGCAGCCCAAAATTCTCCCAGAGACACGACACAACAAGTTGTATAAAACTGTCATTACAGTGATTTATTATAATGAACCATGAAAATAGCCAACCAGTGCAGTGTCTGTGAGTCTCTCCCtccacacaaacatatacacacacacacacacacacacacacacacacacacacacaataaaaaagacaaagtccagaggggggggggggggggggggggNNNNNNNNNNNNNNNNNNNNNNNNNNNNNNNNNNNNNNNNNNNNNNNNNNNNNNNNNNNNNNNNNNNNNNNNNNNNNNNNNGggggaataaaataaaagtaatgctACAGTCACAGAAACATTCAGCTTTGCAAAGAAGAGCGTTcatatttacaacaatatttcaaaaatggGATGGGAGCAAATTGTACAAgcatagaaaagaaaagaagcaaatatTTACAACCTGTTTCTGGAGAAAGCTGGAGTAACCACCtatacattaaattacattttctacaaCAACCATTGATATTCAAAAATAAACCGCTAACGTTCTACCTGTGGGCGAGACCACTTTGCCTACCTCAGAAGACTACAAGCACTCGTTACAAgaaatctcacacacacttttctccTTTAAGCAAACATACTCTCTCTCACAAACGCACAAAcccacacacgcgcacacgcacacacacacacacacacacacacacacacacacacacacacacacgagtgcAACCTCCCAAGGCTCTCAGAAATGGGTCTTTTCTGAATCTGCAGCGGTGAACAGATATTTGTTGTTAGacagaggaatacaaaaaataattgtgtttttttctctatacAAAAAGTTTTATCTTTGCTATAATGAGCCACtagattaaaacaaataaatggtgTAGAGAGCCAACAACAGATGAGAGAATTCAAAGTAAAAGGAATAAGTgataaagaagaggaggaagaggaggaggaggaggggcatATAGGCTGGAATGTCCATTGATAAACAAAAGTGCGGGGCCTTACAACGGGAGTCCAAACCAGACACAGAACAAGATCTTTCCGCTCCATCACATGAAGGATATATAAAAACTAACGGAggccagagagagagggctATGAGCACCGGGGAGATTGTCCATCTTCAGATTCGTACAGTTTGTCTTGAAGATCAATTCACTGTccttttttctagatttttctgtccatgttatttttaaaaagcatccATTTATCccacaaacagctgtttttccACTGGCCATGTGTTCAGGTATATAGAAAACATATCTACAGCTTATGATACACGCCCCTCTCAAGCAGAGTTCTCAGGGGCTACCGGGGGCCGACAGCAGAGAGGGCGGTCAGTGCCACCCTGTGCTCAGGTACCCCGAGCTGTGGAAGGGGGTCGAGGACGCAGGAGCTCCACGAGTCCCAGAAGGCATCTGGGAGGCAGTGGCCTGGGCCTGGCCTTGTTGAGTCTgttggggaggaggagggggaggtggaggcAGTCCAGTCTGCTGAAGGGGTGGGGGGTACGTCGATGGGGGCACTGAAGGGTTGGTGGCGGCACCTGGGTGTAACGGCTGAAAAGCCCCTATGTTCTGAAAATGGTGGGGCTGCATTTGGGTGTTAGTCGAGGGGGCAGGGGGAGGcggaggagggggtggaggaggggttAGTGACAGCAGGTTGCTGCCAGCagggggctgctgctgctgctgctgggaggTCTGGCTCTGTGGGGGAGGAGGTAGAGGAGGGGCGGTGGTCAGCATGAGTTGGTGCTGATGGATGGGAAGAGGCTGCAGGTTGACGTGCAGCAGGGTGGGGCCAGGCATTTGGTGTGGGggcggaggaggaggcggcGGTGGAGCAGCTGAGCTCTGATAGTGCATGCTGTGGGGAATAGTCTGCATCAAGGGCTGAGAACCAGGAGGGTAAGGGGGTGTGACAGCAGGTTTAAAGGTAGGAAAAGGTCCAGCAGGTGAGGGGCTCTGGCTGGAAAAATATGCTGTGGAGGCCGGTGGggctggtggaggaggaggaggtgggggtggaGCATTCTGTGTGTTATACTGGGGGAAAGGAGCTGGGCCAGTCTGAGCCGGGGGCTGCTGTGGTTGGTTCTGAGGCTGAGGAGAGAACAGCGCCCTCTGGCTGCGGTAGGGAGAGCCTTGGGGCTGAGGTTTGGGAGAGTGGAGTGAGGGTCCAGGGTAATGGACAGGAGAGGAGGGTAATGGGGTGGGATGCAGCTTCGTGGGGGTCAAAGGAGCCGGCTTGGGTGCTGCCTGCTTGCTCGTTGGCTGGCTGGTCGAATTTGGCGTCCGAGGCTGACTGTCAGAGTCTTCCTCCTTCGCTGGCCTACTGGGAGCCTGGGCTAGATGACCAGGAGAGCAGGGCtgtgagggaagagagagaaagagtcagACACTTGTAGATAACTTGCTGAGATAAGACAGATCTTCATGTGGGTAATGTTGACTTACTGTGTGGGTTGGGGTTTTTTGAAGACTTGGAGATGGGCAATCTCTCAGTGCAGGTGTATCTCCACCTTCTGTCTCACCATCTAAAAAGGGGgcaaaatagtaaaaataaaaaggttaatgttaaaaaaaaaaacatcctggtTGCTTCCCactgctttcagtctttatgtTAAGATAACCATTTCCTGGCTACAGCTTTACATTAAACAGACAGATTTGAGAGTGGTTTTTATTCTCATCTGACTATcggcaagaaagaaaataagcattttccccaaactgtcaaactatttttttaatgcagatgATTGAGACTTATTATTCTCACCTGTGTCTTTGTCCTTGCTGAGCAGCAGAGCTCTGTGGTAGCTGCGTTCTCGGGCCTGCTCTACAGAAGTGGACGACGTCCTAAAAATCATTGATAAAAACATTGGGATCATGACAATCTAATTCCTTGTTACTTACCAGATAAGCTAACATGAATGACAACTGACTAAGAACAAAGGTTAActgttgttttgcacatttaaaagcaCATACCACtgtccctctcctccttctttctcccctttctctccagGTGCCTCTGTCTCCTCACTTGTCTGGGGCTCTTTTTCAGTGGTGGTGTTGCAGAGCAAAGTGGGAGCAGGGGGTAGAGGAGGTTCAATGGTGGTCTCTAGCGCAACAGGGAAAACGTCCACAGTCAAAGGTGGCAAGGTGGAAACAGGAGAGCCGCACTCAGTCTTGGAGCCGCTGCGACGAGCTTCGCGCTGACGTTTCCTGTATTCTAGCAGGGAAACCTGGGAAGATGCAGAACCTCAAAGTCATTTATGAACAAAGACCATGTCATGTGTTAAACCAGTAGAGTGAAGCATTTGAACAGTAACACAAAAAGAGCAGTGGGAGTCAATGCATCTCTTGAGATCATTAAATCCACATGGTCAAGAAAGGATGGGACAGAAAACAGGCCTATACAATTATACCCCATACACCTGTACGGTCAGTGTAACAGTACTTCAAATAATATCACCTTAGGTAAAGCAATTCTACTTATTATTCTTGATTATCTCACAATATATTGCATCCTCTGCTAACATACATTGTGTTTAGCACTGCTCActcacctttttcttttgtgggggGTTCTGCGCTGACCCTCCTCCTTCGCCACAGCCATCTCCATTCAGTGAGCGTGAGAAGGCGAGGGCACTTCCCTCTTCAGAGCAGGGGTAAAAGAGCTGCCCCTGGCCTTCACTGAAGGGGGCCTGGGAGGCAACCAATGACACTGTTCCTGCGGTGGACCCTGCTGCAGCCCCAGCTACAGCCTCAGGCCTGAAGGGAGCTACCAAGGGCTCCAGGGTGTGAGAGGGGGTGAGGTCCCTTAAGTTTGAATTTACTGGAGAAAAGTTCAGGCCAGCTGGTCCAGTCGGGCCTCTGTCTGGGCTTTTTATCCAGCCAGGAAAAGAGGAAGCACACGTTTCTGCAGATGAGGAAGCCTCACTGCCTTCTACAACCACACCATCTGCCCTGTCCTCTCCACAGTCCCCAGACTCAGCAGTTGGAGGCTGTGGACTCTCAGGAACTGACACCTTGGCTTCTGTCGGGAGTCCGTCTATACTGGGAGCCCTGGCACTGGGAGAGGAGACCAACGAAGGGGGGCGATCGGCCTAGGAAAAGAGGGAAGAATCAATGTCAGGGGACTGTCATAATAAAAGAATTGCATTTAGGGGTATGCCATACCATAACCACTGTTCACATTAATACTGGTAGAAGTTTTCATATAATGAAaagaattataataattataagaaCTGCAATATTCTGTCTAGTTGACGTAATGACAGCTTTGGCTTACCGGTGGCCTGCAGTTGCAATTTTTCGagaaaccatggcaacagccgGAGATGACtgggaaaaacaacagaactgCAAGATGCTCCAGCTTCCCTAAAGTCACCATGTAACAACATTTTGCTTTCCACATGTAATGAAACGGACGGTGAAGCGGATGAGGCTTGGACGGGACTTTTTGGTGCATTCAGGTTTAACTTGTAATCTCTGAGAAAAACAAGCTGTTTCTGTTAAGAACCCTTCTGCCATCTAAAAAGGGACTTTTTTGTACCAGCACTGTGTGaagtttttaatacattttgtgtgcacaagacttttttcccctttttgctGTAGTATCACCAGGTATAgagtattgttttttaatactaGTAttgtaaaaaggtttaaaatgttttatccCGACAACCTTAGTAGTAACTTTCAATAATGGTTGaaatttcttgttttaattactaaaaatatatacatttgcTAGATAAGCCTTTTTTATGATGATCTGGATCTGGATGATCTCTACTGATAAATACAAAATTGAGTTGTTGACCTGATCAACAATTAAACCTGATAATCATTGAACCCTAACCTTTGTGACAGTATATCGGCCTTTGCTTTGTCCTTCACTTACCTCTTGCACACTGGGTTTCCGGCTGACATCTGGGGAGCTGTCCACTGAAGAGTCACTCTGTAACAAGAACAAACTCAGTCACTCCAGTTCATTTTCTTGTGTGAACAAATTTGCAATCTCCAAAGAATTTCCATTTGGACAGCCTTACCTCCTGAAGGGCATTAAGTGTCTGTGTCGGGGTGCTGGACAGGGGCTCTGTACTTGGCTCCTCGGTTCGGGGACGAGGAGGAGTAGCTAATAAGATGGGTGTTGTTGGTGTCTCCAATGGGTCTGACCTGGTGGGCGTGGCACAAGGGGAGCCGTAGGGTGTTGAGCTCTCGGACATACAGGCATCTAACGGACTCAAGCGCCGCTTTTTTAGAGGTGTGGGCAACTCTGTAGAAAGAAATAAGGCGTGTGCTGAATATTCTTCCAATATTTTCCAATATAGTTTTTGCACTTCTTATGTTGATGTAGGAATTGGTACAACATGGTTTAAAAAGCGTTCTACTTCTACAAGTATTAGAGtcttaaatgtttgttttcaaccTGGAATTTGTCTCATTTTGTGTGGCCAGACACATTAATGTTGCACCAGACTGAGTTCTGGCTAGCTACCTGGTAGTGAGCAGGTACCATTGTAGGGTAGAGGGCTGTCAGATTCTCCATTAACAAGCGGGCTGAGAGGACCCTCAGTGGGCATGAGGAGGCTCGGTCGTCTCGCTGGGCTGGTGGAGCCCTCCTCCTCTAAAGCCTGCTTCAACCATCGCTGTAAGAAAGAGTAAAGGTTCAGTAACTCATCAATGGAAGCAGCTCAGTACTGAGATACTTTGTCTCTCTTGATAATAGTGAAATTTCCTTCCTCATTGCAGGAAACTTTACAAGCGACAAGTTACACAGTTACACTGCAGCTAACAATGGATGGAAAGTCAGTGTGAATTTGGGAAaacttattcatttttaatctatGGACAGATCCACATGAGGTTCTGATACTGGCTGGATGTACATGTTCTACATTCGCAACAAAGCCAAATGGGCATATTTCTAAAGCAGGACTCCGTACCTTCTTGCAGGAGCCAGTAGTTGGCGGTGTTTCTGGCAGTTCTCTGGAACGCCTTCTCCCAGTGGGGACTCCAGGAGTGGAGGGGCTGCGGTTTGCCAGGAATGGGGACGAGAAGCGGACGTAGTGTTTGGGCGTGCTGTAGACCTGTGGAGAGCAGGCCATGCCTGGTAGGGCGTTTAGCTGTGTGGCAAGTACTTCAGGGTCACTGCTTATTCTCAGCGGTCGCTCTGGCGCTGGCTCTGGGGTTCGCACTGCACCACTGTCCTGCTGCTTCTCTCCCACCCACTCACTCACAAAGTGCTGTTGAAAAGAGTTTAAGAAGATCTGTAGGGTTTCCCGTAcaataaattgttttaatatgATGTTTACATATGAGGTATACATATGCCAAAACAAATAAGCCATCAAAACGTTTCTTTATTTACAAGAAGCTCAAATTTTAAAAGCAAAGTTGCAAGACCCTGATACAAGACAAAACTAAGTATAGGTGTCTAACAACCACATAACTGCTCAGTAATGGTGACATTGCTGTTGCCCATGCAGAAATATTGCTATGAACGTACCTTTTTAGTTTTGAAGTTCTTGCTCCCATTGCGGTTTCTGTCTGGTGCAGGTGAGCTGCTGTGTGGAGGGCTGCTGTCTGGTGCTTCGGCAGGGATGGACTCCGGCTCTGGTGCAGTGGGCGTCTCTCCTTCAGGGGCTTCATTGGTCAGAGGTTCCAGAGACTCAGTTGGAGAGCCAGGGGCCAAGTCAGAACAGGTGCTGATGGTGCGAGCTCGCCGGCGCTGTTGGCCAATGTGCGTGCGGTTCCTTGAGAAACTTTTCCTGTTCCTTGAGCTTTTGACCTTGGCCGGCTTTAATCCCGGCTCCTCTTTCACCTCCAGAAGTGGCTATGAGAAAGACAGTGTTTATGTCTattaaaatactttcaaaagtaaaaatttgCCCCAAAATAAACCCCCGTCACATTTTTTCATTGATAGTTTGATGTATACCACTGTCCCACCAGCATTTACAAGTGATTTATTGCTCATATGCagtatcttttttctttctctctctagaaaagctaataaaagaaaaagtttgtgTCTCCATGCTCTCACCTGCATGACAACTGGAGAATCAACCATCTCTGGTGTGGCTGGATGCTCGTCCTTTATGTCACTGCGGCCCCCAACCTCTGTCTTGACGCTACCGATTCTTTCCAGGGCTTGCTCTCTACgtttctccctcttctccatTCGGGCAAAGGCCTGCAGGATGGcctccatcttcctctcttctcttgtctgcagagagacaggcgTGGGGTTTGGAGGAGGGGTGATAGGAACGGGAAGAGGGAGCAGAGACATTAGTCCATAGAGTACAACTATCCCACATAGCCCCAGAGGTAGCGAGACGGGTTAATGTGTACTACACAGCAAGAGCCGATCTAGCTTTGCAAAGCGCAGAGTAAAAGAAAGGTGTAAAAGTGACCCTTGCTTTCACAATAAGAGAAACAAACCACAGAGATGGTCAGGCAGGAGCAACAGAAAAATGTCAGGATGTACATGGTCTATACTTATATGGCGCTTTTCTACCTTAACGGACAAAAGACCTTTACAATTAAAACCTGACAAACCAGGAGGTTGCATGTCTCATGTGTTCCTATATGCATGTTTGTGCCACAAATAACCCCAGCTCTACCTCCAccagaaaaacccaaacaaagagCTACTTTCGGTCAAAACACCCCTATGAAAAGATATTCATACCACATAACATACTGAAACAGACATATTGCTGGGAGATCAGGCTAAAGACAGGTGTCTGTAAAGATGGGACAGTTAGTACGCTTGTAAGTCAGTCACCTCTGGGAGATTTGGGGATGGGGAGGCTGGTAGATGGGTGGAGTAGGGTTGTCTATGAGAGTTTACCTCCTTGTGTATCAGTCCCTTCCAGCTGGAAGCCGCCCCGACAGGGAGATGGGACTGCTCCGCTGGGTTGGCCTGAATGTTCAATAAAGAGACAGCCCAGTTTAGAAGAAACATGTCCCCCTTAAACAAGGCTTCACAAACACTGGACAGGGCTAGACACTCGCAGATCTTCTGGTGTTTCAAAATAGGCCTTTGTCAGGTACCGTAGGTGTTGGTCTTCGTAATTACCTACTATTGAGGATACTGGTCCCTATGTGGCTACTTCCGGTATGCTCTAATGACACCACAAAACTGCCAAATAATTAACTCATTCATAACAACATCTAGGTTAGGACTATTTGATCAAATAGCTGATGTTTTAGATTGTCGAGATTCACACATGCTACACCCATTCAAGGGTTTTCATCCTTATAATGCCCTGTCTATTATATAACAGTATAAGCTTGTTAAGCAAATTTAGAAGGTCTGTGACGAGggaaaattgtaaaatatttagTCTTCAATACAAAAGGGTGGTCCTAGATTGCACTCTCTGAAACATGTCCTATTTGGAGCATAGGAGACCAAACGCACCGACGTCAAAATTAGTAAAAAGTATCTGAAATTTAGCACCAAAATTCTCAATGTTGCTGCTGCTTCGACCCAACAACAAATCACAAGATTCTAATAGTTGGCGcacgatttttttttaatacagtttattaaacaaaacaacacacacgtgcacatgggactctggcaaaaaaaaaaaattagggcCAAAAGGTATCTTAttgttttgctgcaaaaaacaacaacacacgtGCACCAATCACCTAAAAACAACCGGCGGTGGTGCAGTGGTTAGCACTGTCGCCTCACAGCAGCCTCACACTTGGTTCGAACCTGCGAACCTGGGGCCTTTTCTGTGCGTTTTCGTGTTCTCCCCGTGcctgcgtgggtttcctccaggTGCACTGGTTTCCTCCCACAGTCCAAGGGGAGGAAAATTAGGTTAATTGGTTAATCTCTATCGGTCAGCACTGTGATTAATTGGTAACCCTGTCAAGGGTTCTCACCCAATATTAGCTGTGATGAGCTACAGGTCCCCTACAACCCTCAAGGAAAA
Proteins encoded in this window:
- the kmt2e gene encoding inactive histone-lysine N-methyltransferase 2E isoform X4, which encodes MSIVIPVGVDTADTSYLDMAAGSDRPESVEASPVVVEKSSYPHQIYSSSSHHSHSYIGLPYADHNYGARPPPTPPASPPPSMLIRQGEGGLFVPGGQDEASRGTTLSTSEDGSYGADITRCICGFTHDDGYMICCDKCSAWQHIDCMGIDRQNIPETYLCERCQPRHLDRERAILLQTRKRECLSDGDTSATESGDEVPLELYSTFQHTPTTITLTTGRLGNKQTDKKRKKSGEKEPPASSARAKKAFREGSRKSSRVKGAAPEQEPTDHLSLWENKIKTWMERYEEASSNQYSEDVQVLLRVKEQGDGKSLAYNTHPASFKPPVESQVQKNKKILKAVRDLAPDSLIIEYRGKFMLRQQFEANGYFFKRPYPFVLFYSKFDGLEMCVDARSFGNEARFIRRSCTPNSEVRHVIEDGMLHLYIYSLRPITKGTEITIGFDYDYGSCKYKVDCACVKGNQECPVLKHNLEPTENLGSGGRRRGSRKDKETVREDQGQNQNMGLDCEGKSKSVGDGKQRKLSPLRLSISNNQDPELYEDLEDKTSISNEVEMESEEQIAERRRKMANPAEQSHLPVGAASSWKGLIHKETREERKMEAILQAFARMEKREKRREQALERIGSVKTEVGGRSDIKDEHPATPEMVDSPVVMQPLLEVKEEPGLKPAKVKSSRNRKSFSRNRTHIGQQRRRARTISTCSDLAPGSPTESLEPLTNEAPEGETPTAPEPESIPAEAPDSSPPHSSSPAPDRNRNGSKNFKTKKIFLNSFQQHFVSEWVGEKQQDSGAVRTPEPAPERPLRISSDPEVLATQLNALPGMACSPQVYSTPKHYVRFSSPFLANRSPSTPGVPTGRRRSRELPETPPTTGSCKKRWLKQALEEEGSTSPARRPSLLMPTEGPLSPLVNGESDSPLPYNGTCSLPELPTPLKKRRLSPLDACMSESSTPYGSPCATPTRSDPLETPTTPILLATPPRPRTEEPSTEPLSSTPTQTLNALQESDSSVDSSPDVSRKPSVQEADRPPSLVSSPSARAPSIDGLPTEAKVSVPESPQPPTAESGDCGEDRADGVVVEGSEASSSAETCASSFPGWIKSPDRGPTGPAGLNFSPVNSNLRDLTPSHTLEPLVAPFRPEAVAGAAAGSTAGTVSLVASQAPFSEGQGQLFYPCSEEGSALAFSRSLNGDGCGEGGGSAQNPPQKKKVSLLEYRKRQREARRSGSKTECGSPVSTLPPLTVDVFPVALETTIEPPLPPAPTLLCNTTTEKEPQTSEETEAPGEKGEKEGGEGQWTSSTSVEQARERSYHRALLLSKDKDTDGETEGGDTPALRDCPSPSLQKTPTHTPCSPGHLAQAPSRPAKEEDSDSQPRTPNSTSQPTSKQAAPKPAPLTPTKLHPTPLPSSPVHYPGPSLHSPKPQPQGSPYRSQRALFSPQPQNQPQQPPAQTGPAPFPQYNTQNAPPPPPPPPPAPPASTAYFSSQSPSPAGPFPTFKPAVTPPYPPGSQPLMQTIPHSMHYQSSAAPPPPPPPPPHQMPGPTLLHVNLQPLPIHQHQLMLTTAPPLPPPPQSQTSQQQQQQPPAGSNLLSLTPPPPPPPPPPAPSTNTQMQPHHFQNIGAFQPLHPGAATNPSVPPSTYPPPLQQTGLPPPPPPPPQQTQQGQAQATASQMPSGTRGAPASSTPFHSSGYLSTGWH